The Ziziphus jujuba cultivar Dongzao chromosome 7, ASM3175591v1 genome includes a region encoding these proteins:
- the LOC125418223 gene encoding uncharacterized protein LOC125418223, giving the protein MAIMSTARSRTTKTSFLRIALLASSKSWARHHFAWKIKSLATVPTKFSASSLTLNQSFPNPYKTSLLGVAFSRQETSNWQLKLRSLHSSQMKSNQHMYYVNHKKMDYVVSDKFPKFSGRGSHEITNSSDYTHENGIMYTDIRTGQDQSRIEMGRKFVMDYALFGEEKNYIYGEDEKEITLEKLGTGLREGIKGMKSQGRRLIIVPPDLADHQHVKKEEHAIYDVTIKKIHPDQGRNVFKFFN; this is encoded by the exons ATGGCAATCATGAGCACTGCACGCTCTCGCACCACCAAGACATCGTTTCTCCGTATCGCTCTTCTCGCTTCGTCCAAGAGCTGGGCAAGACATCATTTTGCCTGGAAGATTAAATCTCTCGCCACCGTGCCGACCAAATTCTCTGCATCATCTCTCACTTTGAACCAATCGTTTCCTAATCCTT ACAAAACCAGTCTTCTTGGTGTAGCTTTTTCCAGGCAAGAGACTTCCAATTGGCAGCTAAAGCTTAGAAGTCTCCACAG TTCGCAGATGAAATCTAATCAACACATGTACTATgttaatcataaaaaaatggaCTATGTGGTATCTGATAAGTTCCCAAAATTTAGTGGAAGAG GTTCTCACGAAATTACAAATAGCAGTGATTATACCCATGAAAATGGCATCATGTACACAGATATTAGAACAGGCCAAGATCAAAGCCGTATTGAAATGGGTCGCAAG TTTGTTATGGACTATGCACTCTTTGGTGAGGAAAAGAACTACATATATGGCGAAGATGAAAAGGAGATCACCTTAGAGAAACTTGGTACAG GATTACGTGAAGGTATTAAAGGCATGAAGAGTCAAGGAAGAAGACTAATTATTGTGCCTCCAGATCTTGCTGATCATCAG CATGTGAAAAAAGAGGAGCACGCAATTTACGAtgtgacaataaaaaaaattcatcctgATCAAGGGCGGAACGTGTTCAAATTCTTTAATTAG